The window CCTCCCACCTACACCACGCCCTCCAACCCCCATGGCGAGGCCTCCAccacccgcgccgccacctcccccacTAGAGCCCCCCTCCCACCACCAGCACCGTCACGTCCCCAACCCGCCAGCCACGCCGTGTCCCCCATCCGACAGTGCCGGTGCAAGCccacccgcccgcgccgccttcTTTCTCACCCGCCGCGCTGCCTGCTTGGCCACCTGCcaacgccgccacctccccccgCCTGCAGATTCGGCCCACCACCTCCTATCGGCGTCTTCGCCCCCCAGGACTTCAATTTTGTTGTCCATGGATGGTGGCGGGTTTGATTTGTTCTCCCACAAACGCAGACACACAAAAGGGCCATAGCGTAGCAAGCATCCTAGATCATGCAGTAAGAGAGAGATAATGAGACTCCAATGATTGAGAAAATATATTAAATGTCAATAACCTTTGGATCCAAATAGCTCAAAGAGTTATTTTATTGGAGGACTATTTTCATGGGCTAAACAATAGCCCAAAAAATTATCACTAGATACTTCTCCAAACAGGACCTATATTTCAACAGGTGCAATCAATCTATTAACTATTAAATGGGTGCACTGGTCATCCCTACCTGAGCATTAATTAACTACCGGAGTTTCATGGAGAGTTTTATAAGCATTAATTTCTATGCCACATTACCAATTTTGCTGATTTGGCAAGGTATTTATGAGGAGATAAAGAGGAGTTTCATCCCTATGAAACTCCTGGGACACTCAAATATTTTGGACGCTAAGTTGGACAAATCACTGTAATAGTTCGATGCTAATTGGTTTCTTTAATCTGCCTATCAGATTATTGCGTGGCCCAAACCCTGCAAACAACCCTAGCAGATGGCACTAAATTATGGTTAAATCAACACATGGGTGATTAATGCATCAATTTAGTTAGTAAGGATTCAATGACACCAATTACTTAAGGATGCACAATATATTTTTCATAAACAATAATAAGCATCATATAATCCCTTCAGCATGTTTGACTCGGCTAGTTTGGTTTGTCATAGTTAGATATTACCGAACAAAACTATATTGTGTTAGTTGAGAATAACCTTTGGGGCGAAAGAGTATCACAACAGCTCGAAGACCGGAGGTCAAAGCCTCCTTTGCAGATTGCGCCAAGAACAAGAGCACAGAAATCAATGCAAGCGTAACTCCTCACTTGTATTCAATGTCCCATCAACTACAGttacagggggtatttatagcggACGGTTCACCTTCCCATCGGTTTGGATTCCCCGTTTTGCCCCTAACGCCAGATTCTAGGAATATTTCCTGGACAATTAAGTACATTTACACAGTGGTGGATTACAACTAAGATCCTGCTTGCGTCATGCCCATGGCTCACTTTGCTTCGGACCTGGTCTTCGGCGGCCCGGGCGGACTCTTGCGGCTTCATGGACTCCATTTTCGGCCCGCCGCCTTCGCCCCCGCCGAAGATCACGCCCTTCATCAGGGCATTCGGCAGACCCACCTTGAGTACCCTTCGCGCAGAAGGCCTTCGGCAGGGTGGCGAAGGTGTTGTTGCTTCGTCCTGACTTCGCCGTCTGCTTCCATCTTGCTCAGTCTTCGACGGGTCGCCTTTGATGGCGTCCGAAGGTGGCATCCCCAACATATTGTTCAGATGCGTGTGAGCAATGAAAATGGCTTTTGTGAGAGGTTGCCCCTACGCCAATCCTGCTGTCGTCCTCCTCCCTAGTGCTCGTGGACACTATCGTGACAGACTCATCGCTGCCTCCCTCCACGCCTCCGCTGCACAGCTACGCCTTCACTACTCTGTTGCGCCTCCACTGACCGCAACACGATGTCGAAAGGAAGATTCGAATTGGAAACCACCTAGATACGGATTTGGAGGTGGGAGGAGATAATGGACTGGAGGGCAGAGGATCTATTTATCGCGTGCGCAAGTGACACATCGTAGAAGGGCGACACCATTGCTGTAGGTGGGCATGAGCACTGTtcgtcttcctccccgagctcgTGATGGTGTGCCGGGTTACGGGATGGGGTTGCTGGGGTTGTAGTGTCCGCTAGACATAGAAAAGGGGTAGGGGTGGTAGAGAAGACCGGCGGTGACGGCGGGTAGCTGGGTGGCGGCGATCGCCAGCGGGGATGCCGGCATccgtgggcggcggcttggGTGCGAGCCTACGACTGCGATAGTGCAGCTCGCACTCGAGCGAACGAGAAATAGACGCCCCAACCGGAGAGAGCCTAGGCGGTGCGGCTCAGCGCGACGGATGCGGGTATAGATTTTTCGTTCCTAAACGATCAAGTATGAACTTGGGCCCCACTTTTGTGCCCTCCAAAGGCCCAACCCAGCCATTGACATTtatagtttttcaaaaaaaaagccaTTGCGAATTGGCTTGTAGTTTAATCGTAGGACGGATCATTGGAACGCTACCCACCAGGGTTTAAATTCTGGTGCTCGCACTTTTTTCTGGTTTTTTCTAGGATTTACTGGCGCGACGTTCAGTTGACAACGAGGCGCCAGTGGTGACTTCGAGAATCTTCAAATATGTTTGATATGTCAGGATATACATGAGCTGCGCCCTAAAAACGCATCTGCAGTTGTAACTTGGGTGCACGGGCCGCCATGACGGTCGACGCcgtgctcctcgccgccgtcgtggccttcctcctcccgctccgccTCATCTCCCTCGCCCTCCGCCTGGCCTCCAAGGGCCGCGGCACCAGCGGCCGACACCTCCGCCGGTCCTGCGCCGCCTTAGCCGTCGCAGGCGCGCTCCTCGCCGTCATCTTCGCACTGCCGCGCGACCGGGCCGGCCAGTgcgccgtccccgtccccgccgTAGTCGATGGCGAGGGGCTGCGGTCGGAGGTTACGCAGCTCAAGCTCCAGCTCGCCCGGCTTGGTATGTTTAGGGATTAACTTCTGTCCTGTTGGGGCTAAACCTATTTCCACCAGAGCATGCGCTTGTTTACCTGATTTTCGATTCTTTGTATTGTGATGGAAATTTTTTTAGTCTCGGTTTACTGCTTCCTTTTGTaatctactttttttttctcttgagaGGGTATTATACTACACTTGTGAGGTTAACTGAAGTTTAGtagtatttttgtttttatGTAAACAATTCTCGAATTCTTCATGCAGAATCTCTATGGGATAACAATTTGAAAGCCTTTGATGAGAAGGGTGATTCTTTGGAGAAGGCAATAGATAAGAAAGGTGATCATTTagaggaggaggatggccgTGTTATGAGAGCAATGGGGCTTGACATCCAGTCTCTGATCGATGAGCAAGAAAACGGCAAGGTTT is drawn from Panicum virgatum strain AP13 chromosome 1N, P.virgatum_v5, whole genome shotgun sequence and contains these coding sequences:
- the LOC120655529 gene encoding uncharacterized protein LOC120655529 isoform X1, with protein sequence MTVDAVLLAAVVAFLLPLRLISLALRLASKGRGTSGRHLRRSCAALAVAGALLAVIFALPRDRAGQCAVPVPAVVDGEGLRSEVTQLKLQLARLESLWDNNLKAFDEKGDSLEKAIDKKGDHLEEEDGRVMRAMGLDIQSLIDEQENGKMQESFCSSYFGDNIKAMEDEVRLIKDESRKMNSVINSVWSLAKDATEKVEALHCDIKKSQVITDEWGRMNSSINKLWLFVRNTEKKVEGLCSDIKKVQIVTEWGKTKFNRMWSFAKDTEKKVEDLYSDIKKGFKRTKK
- the LOC120655529 gene encoding uncharacterized protein LOC120655529 isoform X2, which produces MTVDAVLLAAVVAFLLPLRLISLALRLASKGRGTSGRHLRRSCAALAVAGALLAVIFALPRDRAGQCAVPVPAVVDGEGLRSEVTQLKLQLARLESLWDNNLKAFDEKGDSLEKAIDKKGDHLEEEDGRVMRAMGLDIQSLIDEQENGKMQESFCSSYFGDNIKAMEDEVRLIKDESRKMNSVINSVWSLAKDATEKVEALHCDIKKSQVITDEWGRMNSSINKLWLFVRNTEKKVEGLCSDIKKGFKRTKK